The Desulfocurvibacter africanus subsp. africanus DSM 2603 genome includes a region encoding these proteins:
- the rdgC gene encoding recombination-associated protein RdgC produces the protein MAFFSASVSLSRYRIMDDVNDQLLREAPERLVKHAFQDIDHTADERSFGWVCADDYLDSKWKASPPEKGHFLIFSLRLDTRRVQPAVFKKHVAIAERSYLESIEDPDKRFMPKDRKREIRDQVMLKLRARALPVPAVFEAAWDLRTHTVYLASTNSKVRSLFEDLFTLTFELALEPLTPFFLASRMLGEEALPRLESLEPTDFPG, from the coding sequence TTGGCTTTCTTTTCCGCAAGCGTGAGCCTCTCGCGCTACCGCATCATGGACGACGTGAACGATCAGCTCCTGCGCGAGGCGCCGGAGCGGCTGGTCAAGCACGCCTTCCAGGACATCGACCACACCGCCGACGAGCGCTCCTTCGGCTGGGTCTGCGCCGATGACTATTTGGACAGCAAGTGGAAGGCGTCTCCGCCGGAGAAAGGACATTTCCTGATCTTTTCCCTGCGCCTGGACACGCGTCGCGTGCAGCCCGCGGTGTTCAAAAAACATGTGGCCATAGCCGAGCGCTCCTACCTGGAGTCCATCGAGGACCCGGACAAGCGCTTCATGCCTAAAGACCGCAAGCGCGAGATACGCGACCAGGTCATGCTCAAGCTGCGCGCCAGGGCCCTGCCGGTGCCGGCGGTGTTCGAGGCTGCCTGGGACCTGCGCACGCATACGGTTTATTTGGCCTCAACCAACTCCAAGGTGCGCAGCCTGTTCGAGGATCTGTTCACGCTGACCTTCGAGTTGGCCCTTGAGCCGCTGACTCCCTTCTTCCTGGCCTCGCGCATGCTGGGCGAGGAAGCCTTGCCGCGGCTCGAATCCCTGGAACCCACCGACTTCCCCGGCTAG
- a CDS encoding basic amino acid ABC transporter substrate-binding protein, producing the protein MSKRTILILLVAIVAIAGIYYFVNMDKKAEEVATTQDIVIASDATWPPMEMLDSNKQVVGFAPDLLQAIGKAAGFNPVIKNVAWDGIFAGLIAGKYDMVSSSVSITDERKETMLFSEPYFEVKQAVIVQKGSGIKSAADLTGKTVGAQIGTTGYFAAKALKGVTAKTYDEVGLAIEDLYSGRINAVSCDDPVAANYALLQPEYSDKLEIAFILPSEEKEYYGFAFPKNKKGEENVALVNKGLAKIKADGTYDAIVKKWFSAK; encoded by the coding sequence ATGTCCAAGCGGACCATTCTGATCTTACTCGTGGCTATCGTTGCCATCGCTGGCATATATTATTTTGTCAACATGGATAAGAAAGCCGAAGAAGTTGCTACCACCCAGGACATAGTCATCGCCAGCGACGCCACTTGGCCGCCCATGGAGATGCTTGATTCCAACAAGCAGGTCGTTGGTTTCGCTCCCGACCTGCTGCAGGCCATCGGCAAGGCCGCCGGCTTCAATCCCGTCATTAAGAACGTGGCCTGGGACGGCATCTTCGCCGGCCTGATCGCGGGCAAGTACGACATGGTCAGCTCCTCCGTGTCCATCACCGACGAGCGCAAAGAAACGATGCTCTTCTCCGAACCCTACTTCGAGGTCAAGCAGGCCGTGATCGTGCAGAAGGGCTCGGGCATCAAGTCCGCCGCCGACCTGACCGGCAAGACCGTGGGCGCCCAGATCGGCACCACCGGTTACTTCGCCGCCAAGGCCCTCAAGGGTGTGACCGCCAAGACCTACGACGAAGTGGGCCTGGCCATCGAGGACCTCTACAGCGGCCGCATCAACGCCGTGTCCTGCGACGACCCCGTGGCCGCCAACTACGCGCTGCTGCAGCCCGAGTACTCCGACAAGCTGGAAATCGCCTTCATCCTGCCCTCCGAGGAGAAGGAATACTACGGCTTCGCTTTCCCCAAGAACAAGAAGGGCGAGGAAAACGTCGCCCTGGTCAATAAGGGCCTGGCCAAGATCAAGGCCGACGGCACCTACGACGCCATCGTGAAGAAATGGTTCAGCGCCAAGTAG
- a CDS encoding amino acid ABC transporter permease, whose amino-acid sequence MQFEITEGSAIKHPRYSGLLNAWTLSFVGALAAILYLVYSRPDPYWRILKFLPDGILVTFQVTTASIFFALLLGLLTGLGRVSGNRIVNVVASTYVEVVRGIPLLVQLFYVYYALGRYLQVPDMVAAVLAMSVCYGAYMGEIFRAGIQSIDKGQTEAARSLGFSKRQTMFLVILPQAWRTILPPVGNEFIMLLKDTSLVSILAVTDMLRRGREFASETFYYFETYTLIALIYLVITLLLSRGVAHMERRLSYD is encoded by the coding sequence ATGCAATTCGAGATCACCGAGGGCTCGGCCATCAAGCACCCGAGATACAGCGGCTTGCTCAACGCGTGGACACTGTCCTTCGTCGGCGCGCTGGCCGCAATCCTGTATCTCGTCTACTCCCGGCCCGACCCGTACTGGCGCATCCTGAAGTTCCTCCCGGACGGCATCCTGGTGACATTTCAGGTCACCACCGCCTCCATCTTCTTCGCCCTGCTCCTGGGTCTGCTCACCGGGCTGGGACGCGTTTCCGGCAACAGGATCGTCAATGTCGTGGCCTCCACCTACGTGGAGGTAGTCCGCGGCATCCCGCTGCTGGTGCAGCTCTTCTATGTCTATTACGCCCTGGGCCGCTACCTGCAGGTGCCGGACATGGTGGCCGCCGTTCTGGCCATGAGCGTCTGCTACGGCGCGTACATGGGCGAGATATTCAGGGCCGGCATCCAGTCCATCGACAAAGGCCAGACCGAAGCGGCGCGTTCCCTGGGTTTCTCCAAGCGGCAGACCATGTTTCTGGTCATCCTGCCCCAGGCCTGGCGGACCATCCTGCCTCCCGTGGGCAACGAATTCATCATGCTGCTGAAGGACACTTCCCTGGTGTCCATCCTGGCAGTCACGGACATGCTGCGCCGGGGCCGTGAGTTCGCCAGCGAGACGTTCTACTATTTCGAGACCTATACCCTGATCGCGCTCATCTACCTGGTCATCACGCTGCTGCTTTCTCGCGGCGTGGCCCACATGGAACGGAGGCTCTCCTATGACTAA
- a CDS encoding amino acid ABC transporter ATP-binding protein, with amino-acid sequence MTKAEPIISIRDVRKFFGQLQALRNVSLDVRKGEKVVIIGPSGSGKSTLLRAINRLEEVDAGQIVVDGQNICSPEVDINLVRQELGMVFQSFNLFPHKTVLENLTMAPMKLKNIPREQAEAKAMELLDRVGIKEKASVYPRKLSGGQQQRVAIARALAMNPKIMLFDEPTSALDPEMIGEVLDVMKVLARSGMTMVVVTHEMGFAREVADRVIFMDHGEIIETGTPEHFFVNPEHERTKLFLSQIL; translated from the coding sequence ATGACTAAGGCCGAGCCGATCATCAGCATTCGCGACGTACGCAAGTTCTTCGGCCAGCTCCAAGCCTTGCGGAACGTATCCCTGGACGTGCGCAAGGGCGAGAAAGTGGTCATCATCGGTCCCAGCGGATCGGGCAAGTCCACCCTGCTGCGGGCCATCAATCGTCTGGAGGAAGTCGACGCGGGCCAGATCGTCGTGGACGGCCAGAACATCTGCTCGCCGGAAGTCGACATCAACCTCGTGCGCCAGGAACTGGGCATGGTCTTTCAGAGCTTCAACCTCTTCCCGCACAAGACCGTGCTCGAAAACCTGACCATGGCCCCCATGAAGCTAAAAAACATTCCGCGCGAACAGGCCGAGGCCAAGGCCATGGAACTGCTCGATCGCGTGGGTATCAAGGAGAAGGCTTCGGTCTATCCGCGCAAGCTCTCGGGCGGCCAGCAGCAGCGCGTGGCCATCGCCCGCGCCCTGGCCATGAATCCCAAGATCATGCTCTTCGACGAGCCTACTTCGGCCCTCGACCCGGAGATGATCGGCGAAGTGCTGGACGTCATGAAGGTTTTGGCCCGCTCGGGCATGACCATGGTCGTGGTCACGCACGAGATGGGCTTCGCCCGCGAAGTGGCCGATCGGGTCATCTTCATGGACCATGGCGAGATCATAGAAACCGGCACTCCCGAGCACTTCTTCGTCAATCCCGAGCACGAGCGCACCAAGCTCTTCCTCAGCCAGATACTATAA
- a CDS encoding FecR domain-containing protein, translating into MARYILVLLIALVAGLPHTALAQDLGIKAKTGTVRISNPAGKSDMATLSPGSTISVFGNSRIELTEEGRELHVTAEEETELKYLGIQDDVLRFDVPKGKVDFSIKPGNKLDVVTPHMVASVRGTAFTVEVSQKLSRLGVRSGSVEVSDRSGGRTTVNKGEAVQSTPKGLSQKEAVKAAPVATKASVTKENKRERSFNFGVGRNSGLNGGLGVTKGAAGGKGGEKGDRGGNRGGNNSGNSGNNGNSGNSGNSGNNGNNGNNGNNGNSGNSGNGGGQGTGHGQGQGGGKDHK; encoded by the coding sequence ATGGCACGATACATCCTGGTACTACTCATTGCCCTCGTCGCAGGTTTGCCGCACACGGCTCTTGCGCAGGACTTGGGCATCAAGGCCAAGACAGGGACCGTGCGGATCTCGAATCCCGCTGGCAAGTCGGACATGGCCACGCTCTCGCCTGGGAGCACGATATCCGTGTTCGGGAACAGCCGCATCGAACTCACCGAGGAGGGCCGCGAGCTGCATGTCACGGCCGAAGAAGAAACGGAGTTGAAGTACCTGGGCATTCAGGATGACGTTCTCCGCTTCGATGTCCCCAAGGGTAAGGTGGACTTCAGCATAAAGCCTGGCAACAAACTCGATGTCGTCACGCCCCACATGGTCGCTTCCGTGAGAGGCACCGCCTTCACCGTCGAGGTCAGCCAGAAGCTTTCCAGGCTTGGCGTCAGGTCCGGAAGCGTCGAGGTCAGCGACCGCAGCGGTGGGCGAACCACGGTTAACAAGGGAGAGGCTGTTCAGAGCACTCCCAAGGGCCTTTCCCAGAAGGAGGCCGTCAAGGCGGCGCCAGTAGCGACCAAAGCTAGCGTCACGAAGGAAAACAAGCGCGAGCGTTCGTTCAACTTCGGGGTTGGCAGAAACAGCGGCCTTAATGGGGGCCTGGGAGTCACGAAGGGTGCTGCTGGTGGTAAGGGCGGCGAAAAGGGCGACCGCGGTGGAAATCGCGGTGGTAACAACAGCGGCAACAGTGGCAACAACGGCAACAGCGGCAACAGCGGCAACAGTGGCAACAACGGCAACAACGGCAACAACGGCAACAACGGCAACAGTGGCAACAGTGGCAATGGCGGTGGGCAAGGCACGGGCCATGGCCAGGGGCAGGGTGGCGGTAAGGACCACAAGTAG
- a CDS encoding CHASE2 domain-containing protein, protein MKQIAISFLFVLSICWGLLAYQRVPPLERIERIALDWQTSWLRWEASGERPILIAIGERSLALLGQWPWPRSRHARLVERLASARIVAFDILFSEKGQGDLEFANAMRSHGRVILASHAMRTPAQGLPRLVPPVVELLDACRDIGLTNVGADIDGTLRFLWPILATEDGAFQSLPIAVGQASCGKAELMASSAAGSYSMRLCGNQFIADKENRVWLDLVPEDYDSYEYVDVLAGRVPEATFQDRVIFVGMTAAGLGDVYALPHRSGSQMVPGVIYNIEAYQALRSGLTLMRASPLTEAALAMLLALVGGLLALLLPPGRSILLALGLVLLLGLGAVVSLHGRLWLGIVGPELALGGTYMGLLAARSMRMHSLNRVHRFSLRHIHDLLGSSLCKDFDTYLRDNWDALGGRLGMVLLHTNLPEAELPKQLQAKASPNSITVFSCGYEGQKHIMLIPLADGEATGCYCVVGWRKRCELQISYAIGTTMLSWHWYFTMLEHAERLNENLVGTIRAICSALDVRDVISGKHSERVSAGVGKFLERLQMDRQTRMDIHFGALIHDIGKIGIPDNILNKTGSLSPEEFEAIKQHPLIGSQILASVPLPQTVVRGMLEHHERYDGKGYPHGLKGEEISLAARVIAVVDVFDALSNDRPYRKAMSKTEAIEVLEGARGTQLDPELVDIFVSILREEG, encoded by the coding sequence ATGAAGCAAATTGCCATCTCTTTCCTGTTTGTCCTCAGCATCTGCTGGGGTTTGCTGGCTTACCAGCGTGTGCCGCCACTGGAAAGGATCGAGCGGATCGCCCTGGATTGGCAGACGAGTTGGTTGCGCTGGGAAGCAAGTGGGGAGAGGCCTATCCTGATTGCCATCGGCGAGCGAAGTCTGGCTCTGCTTGGCCAATGGCCCTGGCCGAGATCCCGGCATGCCCGGCTGGTTGAACGGCTTGCCTCGGCGCGTATCGTGGCTTTCGACATTCTCTTCTCTGAAAAAGGCCAGGGTGATCTCGAATTCGCAAATGCCATGAGAAGTCATGGTCGGGTGATACTTGCCAGCCACGCCATGCGGACTCCGGCGCAGGGCCTCCCGCGCCTCGTTCCGCCGGTGGTGGAGCTCCTGGATGCCTGCCGCGATATCGGGCTGACCAATGTGGGCGCGGACATCGACGGCACCCTGCGCTTCCTGTGGCCCATTCTGGCGACCGAGGATGGCGCGTTTCAGTCGCTGCCCATTGCCGTGGGTCAGGCCTCCTGCGGCAAGGCGGAGCTCATGGCCTCTTCAGCTGCCGGCAGCTATTCAATGCGCCTGTGCGGCAACCAGTTTATCGCCGACAAGGAAAACAGGGTTTGGCTGGATCTCGTTCCAGAAGACTACGACAGCTACGAATATGTTGACGTGCTGGCCGGACGTGTTCCCGAGGCGACCTTCCAGGATCGGGTGATCTTCGTCGGCATGACCGCCGCCGGTCTGGGGGACGTGTATGCTCTCCCGCATAGGTCCGGCAGCCAGATGGTCCCTGGCGTCATCTACAATATCGAGGCCTACCAGGCGCTCAGATCAGGCCTGACGCTCATGCGTGCAAGCCCTTTGACCGAGGCCGCGTTGGCCATGCTCCTTGCGCTGGTCGGAGGCCTGCTCGCCCTGTTGCTTCCACCGGGCAGGTCAATCCTCTTGGCGCTGGGCCTCGTCCTGCTGCTCGGGCTGGGAGCCGTCGTGTCCCTGCACGGCCGGCTTTGGCTGGGCATCGTGGGCCCCGAGTTGGCTCTCGGCGGCACGTACATGGGGTTACTCGCCGCACGAAGCATGCGCATGCACTCGCTCAACCGCGTGCACCGCTTCTCTCTCAGGCACATTCACGACCTGCTCGGCAGCTCGCTCTGCAAGGATTTCGATACGTACCTGCGGGATAACTGGGATGCTTTGGGCGGCAGGCTCGGAATGGTCCTGCTGCATACCAATCTGCCCGAGGCCGAGTTGCCCAAGCAGCTCCAAGCCAAGGCCAGCCCGAATTCGATTACCGTTTTTTCATGCGGATACGAGGGGCAGAAGCACATCATGCTCATCCCCCTGGCGGATGGCGAGGCGACGGGCTGCTACTGCGTAGTCGGCTGGAGGAAACGCTGCGAGCTGCAGATATCGTACGCCATCGGCACGACGATGCTCTCCTGGCACTGGTATTTCACCATGCTGGAGCACGCGGAACGTCTAAACGAAAACCTCGTCGGGACGATAAGAGCTATATGCAGCGCCTTGGACGTCAGGGACGTCATCAGTGGCAAGCATTCCGAGCGTGTCTCCGCAGGCGTAGGCAAATTCCTGGAGCGTCTGCAAATGGACCGGCAAACGCGCATGGACATCCATTTCGGGGCGCTCATTCACGACATAGGCAAGATCGGCATTCCAGACAACATTCTGAACAAGACGGGCAGCCTTTCACCCGAGGAATTCGAAGCCATCAAGCAGCATCCGCTCATCGGAAGCCAGATACTCGCCTCGGTGCCGCTTCCCCAGACAGTCGTCCGGGGCATGCTCGAACACCACGAGCGGTATGACGGCAAAGGCTACCCGCATGGGCTCAAGGGCGAGGAGATCAGCCTTGCCGCCCGTGTCATAGCCGTCGTGGATGTATTTGACGCTTTGAGCAATGACCGGCCCTACCGCAAGGCCATGTCCAAAACGGAAGCCATTGAAGTCCTTGAGGGAGCGCGCGGGACCCAGCTCGATCCCGAACTCGTCGACATCTTCGTTAGCATCCTTCGGGAAGAAGGATAA
- a CDS encoding LysR family transcriptional regulator ArgP, whose translation MFDYRLLEAFACVIQEGGFERAARALHITQSAVSQRIRQLEEAVGQVLLTRTKPPAPTEAGRRMLKHCLQVRLLEEDLRDNLGPGGGEDHVSLAIGVNADSLALWFLDAVRPFLLAEPVVLDLRTLDQEETLLLLRDGEVAGCISAEARTVQGCRAERLGSMDYRLTASPGFAARWFPEGLSLENVSRAPILVFNRSDTLHVKLCRQALGATPETFAAFYLPSTERFPWAIAEGLACGMLPEQQSTPLLADGSIVDLAPGHVLRVDLYWHAWNINSELLGKLGRCLAARARELLGP comes from the coding sequence ATGTTCGACTACAGACTGCTGGAAGCCTTCGCGTGCGTGATCCAGGAAGGCGGCTTCGAACGGGCCGCCCGTGCCCTGCACATCACGCAGTCCGCCGTGTCCCAGCGCATCCGCCAATTAGAGGAGGCAGTTGGTCAGGTGCTGCTCACGCGCACCAAGCCGCCCGCGCCTACCGAGGCGGGTCGGCGAATGCTCAAGCACTGCCTCCAAGTGCGGCTGCTGGAGGAGGATCTGCGGGACAACCTGGGGCCGGGGGGCGGTGAGGACCATGTTTCCCTGGCCATCGGGGTGAACGCGGACAGCCTGGCCTTGTGGTTCCTGGACGCGGTGAGGCCATTTCTGCTGGCCGAGCCGGTTGTGCTGGATCTGCGCACCCTGGACCAGGAAGAGACTTTGCTCCTGCTGCGCGACGGCGAAGTGGCTGGCTGCATCAGCGCCGAGGCCCGCACCGTGCAGGGCTGCCGCGCGGAGCGGCTGGGCAGCATGGACTACCGGCTGACGGCCTCGCCGGGCTTCGCGGCGCGCTGGTTTCCTGAAGGCCTGAGTTTGGAGAACGTGAGCCGAGCGCCCATACTCGTGTTCAACCGCAGCGACACGCTGCATGTGAAGCTGTGCCGCCAAGCCCTGGGTGCGACTCCCGAAACGTTCGCGGCCTTCTATCTGCCCTCAACCGAACGCTTTCCCTGGGCCATTGCCGAGGGCCTTGCCTGCGGCATGCTCCCGGAGCAGCAGTCAACGCCGCTGCTGGCTGACGGCAGCATCGTGGACCTGGCTCCGGGCCATGTCCTGCGCGTGGATCTCTATTGGCACGCCTGGAACATCAACTCGGAGCTGCTGGGCAAACTCGGCCGCTGCCTGGCGGCCAGGGCTCGGGAGTTGTTGGGACCCTAG
- a CDS encoding DMT family transporter, which produces MAATDALAMTYGLCSALSWGASDFSGGYATRGAGVITVAFLSQTVGAIFLLALVLLLGAPMAAAGSLLFGAMAGLCGAMGLMGLYTGLSKGRMGVIAPTSAVLAALLPTLFAMLTQGLPAASTLLGFPLAMAAVWLLSSSGGMTKRQLSSSRELLMALLAGAGFGLFFICIDAAGGEGFLWTLLCARGASISMFGLVLLTRGGIRAQSQRQMVLIAICGLLDTTGNALFAMAAHLGRLDIAAVLCSLYPGVTIMLACLLLKERLSLRQWGGVGAALGAIVLIAS; this is translated from the coding sequence ATGGCCGCCACGGATGCATTGGCGATGACTTACGGACTGTGCTCGGCCCTGAGCTGGGGGGCTAGCGATTTCAGCGGCGGATACGCCACGCGTGGCGCGGGCGTGATAACCGTGGCCTTCCTGTCGCAGACCGTGGGAGCGATATTCCTGCTCGCCCTCGTCCTGCTGCTGGGCGCGCCCATGGCCGCCGCAGGATCGCTCCTGTTCGGCGCCATGGCCGGGCTGTGCGGGGCCATGGGCCTCATGGGGCTCTACACCGGGCTGTCCAAGGGCCGCATGGGCGTCATCGCGCCCACATCGGCCGTGCTCGCAGCCCTGCTGCCCACGCTTTTCGCCATGCTCACCCAGGGCCTGCCAGCTGCCAGCACGTTGTTGGGCTTCCCCCTTGCCATGGCCGCGGTCTGGCTGCTGTCCTCGTCCGGCGGCATGACCAAAAGGCAACTCTCCAGCAGCCGCGAACTGCTCATGGCCCTGCTGGCCGGAGCCGGGTTTGGTCTGTTCTTCATCTGCATCGACGCGGCCGGCGGCGAGGGCTTCCTGTGGACGCTGCTCTGCGCCAGGGGTGCGTCCATCAGCATGTTCGGGTTGGTCCTGCTCACGCGGGGCGGAATCCGGGCGCAGTCCCAGCGACAGATGGTGCTCATCGCCATCTGCGGCCTGCTGGACACCACGGGCAACGCCCTGTTCGCCATGGCCGCCCACCTCGGGCGGTTGGACATCGCGGCCGTGCTCTGCTCGCTCTACCCTGGCGTGACCATCATGCTGGCCTGCCTGCTGCTGAAAGAGCGGCTGTCGTTACGGCAATGGGGCGGCGTGGGCGCGGCGCTGGGAGCGATCGTGCTGATCGCATCGTGA
- a CDS encoding B3/4 domain-containing protein, with translation MVSVLPSIDPAIYKIAPEFKCLNVTVEGSEIGNPDIAREVLENACRSVLEDDVPWAEKHMEEWAEAFKRFGAKPNRTSCSAAALRKRVLKDGCLPSIDPIVNLYNAVSIRYAIPVGGENIAAYVGMPRLTIADGTESFDIMKNGEAAYESPAKGEVIWRDDVGVTCRRWNWRQCVRTRICSETRNIWFILESLPAMPLESLYEAGKTLTDNLKLIMPAAVIEQKLIIVDKS, from the coding sequence ATGGTTTCCGTTCTTCCATCAATTGACCCTGCGATATATAAAATCGCACCTGAATTCAAATGCCTGAATGTTACAGTGGAGGGTTCAGAAATTGGGAACCCAGACATTGCACGAGAAGTGTTGGAGAATGCGTGTAGATCTGTCCTGGAGGATGATGTCCCTTGGGCTGAGAAGCATATGGAGGAGTGGGCTGAAGCTTTCAAGCGGTTTGGAGCGAAACCGAATCGGACTTCTTGCTCAGCAGCCGCTTTGAGAAAGCGCGTATTGAAAGATGGCTGTCTCCCGAGCATAGACCCGATCGTCAATCTCTATAATGCAGTAAGTATTCGCTATGCCATTCCTGTGGGAGGAGAAAATATAGCTGCCTATGTAGGGATGCCAAGGCTGACCATTGCTGATGGCACGGAGAGCTTCGACATAATGAAAAATGGTGAAGCAGCATATGAGTCTCCTGCTAAAGGAGAAGTCATTTGGCGCGATGATGTCGGCGTAACTTGCCGTCGTTGGAACTGGCGGCAATGTGTAAGAACACGCATTTGCTCTGAAACTCGTAACATATGGTTCATATTGGAAAGCTTGCCTGCCATGCCACTGGAGAGCTTGTACGAGGCAGGTAAAACATTGACTGACAACTTGAAACTCATAATGCCTGCTGCTGTTATTGAACAAAAGCTAATCATTGTGGATAAAAGCTAA
- a CDS encoding 1,4-dihydroxy-6-naphthoate synthase, giving the protein MMRALSLGISPCPNDTYIFEALVHGRIDMGGSTFDTCLEDVETLNARAGRGEYDVVKISVAAAVRFLDKYALLPCGGALGRGCGPLLVARPGVRLEDIADAPVAIPGRLTTAHLLLELTGLHHGPRPVLRYDEVIPAVAEGKVAAGVVIHEGRFTYEAHGLRKLLDLGEWWERDTGLPIPLGAIAVRRSLGPDIARQVAEVIRASLIHARLHPEDAWPWITSHAQELSPEVIRAHIEMFVTDFSLDLREEGQAAVMRLLEAAAQVEGMRLPEADMFSGV; this is encoded by the coding sequence ATGATGCGAGCACTAAGTCTGGGCATCTCGCCTTGCCCTAACGATACGTACATTTTCGAGGCCCTGGTCCATGGCCGCATCGACATGGGCGGGAGCACGTTCGACACTTGCCTGGAGGACGTGGAGACGCTTAACGCCAGGGCCGGGCGGGGCGAATACGACGTGGTCAAGATCAGCGTGGCCGCTGCCGTGCGCTTCCTGGACAAGTACGCCCTGCTGCCCTGCGGCGGCGCGCTGGGCCGGGGCTGCGGGCCGCTGCTCGTGGCGCGTCCGGGCGTGCGGCTGGAGGACATCGCCGACGCGCCTGTGGCCATTCCGGGCAGGCTGACCACGGCCCACCTGCTGCTGGAGCTGACCGGTCTGCACCACGGCCCGCGCCCCGTGCTGCGTTACGACGAGGTCATCCCGGCCGTGGCGGAAGGCAAGGTCGCTGCCGGCGTGGTCATCCACGAGGGCCGCTTCACTTACGAAGCGCATGGCTTGCGCAAGCTTCTCGACCTTGGCGAATGGTGGGAGCGCGATACGGGCCTGCCCATTCCGCTGGGAGCCATCGCCGTGCGCCGCAGCCTTGGGCCGGATATTGCGCGGCAGGTGGCCGAGGTCATCCGCGCCAGCCTGATCCACGCCCGCCTGCACCCCGAGGACGCTTGGCCCTGGATCACGTCCCACGCGCAGGAACTCTCGCCCGAGGTCATCCGCGCGCACATCGAGATGTTCGTGACCGACTTTTCGCTGGATTTGCGGGAAGAGGGCCAGGCGGCTGTGATGCGGTTGCTGGAAGCGGCGGCGCAGGTGGAGGGAATGAGATTGCCTGAGGCCGACATGTTTAGCGGTGTATAA
- a CDS encoding TetR/AcrR family transcriptional regulator has protein sequence MSTQHKPPCPSAAERTESDEPSIVAEMIDGREPSKTFGNLEPAKRERVIEAAVEEFSERGFEAASVNRMVARLGIAKGSIFKYFGSKQALFRFAFGHAAAEFAASLRQVRDGSGDLDFCNRIRASLLAGVRFIDAHPRLYRLYLRVVFQEDFPMRSPLLAEARAQSGKYLRRLVTDGLERGELRPGLDPDWAVFFLDAAMDRFLQAYAVEHMDAACGLHRADPETLARRLDQLVDVLRHGLCAGSTE, from the coding sequence ATGTCGACGCAGCACAAGCCGCCTTGCCCATCCGCCGCCGAGCGAACCGAGAGCGACGAGCCGAGCATCGTCGCGGAGATGATCGACGGCCGCGAGCCGAGCAAAACCTTCGGCAACCTGGAGCCGGCCAAGCGCGAGCGCGTCATCGAGGCCGCCGTGGAGGAGTTCAGCGAGCGCGGCTTCGAGGCTGCCAGCGTGAACCGCATGGTGGCCAGGCTGGGCATCGCCAAGGGCTCCATCTTCAAGTATTTCGGCAGCAAACAGGCCCTGTTTCGCTTCGCCTTCGGCCACGCCGCCGCCGAGTTCGCCGCGTCCCTGCGTCAGGTACGCGACGGTTCCGGCGACCTGGACTTCTGCAACCGCATACGCGCCAGCCTGCTGGCCGGCGTGCGCTTCATCGACGCCCACCCGCGCCTGTACCGACTCTATCTGCGCGTGGTCTTCCAGGAGGACTTCCCCATGCGCAGCCCTCTGCTGGCCGAGGCTCGCGCCCAGTCTGGCAAGTACCTGCGCCGGCTGGTGACCGACGGCCTGGAGCGCGGCGAGCTGCGGCCCGGCCTGGACCCCGACTGGGCCGTGTTCTTCCTGGACGCGGCCATGGACCGTTTCCTCCAGGCCTATGCCGTGGAGCACATGGACGCGGCCTGCGGCCTGCACCGCGCCGATCCCGAGACCCTTGCACGCCGCCTCGACCAGCTTGTGGACGTTCTGCGCCACGGGTTGTGCGCAGGCAGCACGGAGTAA